From a region of the Natronogracilivirga saccharolytica genome:
- the rpoN gene encoding RNA polymerase factor sigma-54, translating into MIRQSQSIGQRQSLQQRLSPQQIQYIKLLQLPTLLLEQKVKQEIETNPVLEVEEENIEESAEQPEQPENETDENPEPASAEEDTAKQEDSSDDGSDDVSPVDENEEIDWETYFHDDEGGYSAQYSKDQEEWQNLPKPYKTSFMENIERQVALLDLDERQRKVADQIIGSIDPDGYLRRDIDSIIDAVAFNDGVVVSNEEAEHVLRKIQKLDPPGIAARNLRECLVTQLEVMESSHPSKKVAMDILTKAWPQFEKKHYDKIQQKLNLTEDQLREAYQIIMMLDPKPGETDEYLNPDQFIVPDFEVCYEEAAEGQDPEAGEFVIRLNSRNMPNIRISRHYKEMWDEMNRRDSRKDNGGNDKNGSDRQTRQFIKDKMESARWFIESIRQRQHTLMAVMKTIVALQEDFFKTGSGIKPMILKDVADRIQMDISTVSRVVNGKYVQTPFGVYELKYFFTEGMETESGESVSNREIKNILLELVQNEDKSSPLSDKALADALEKKGYPVARRTISKYREQLNIPVARMRKSIG; encoded by the coding sequence ATGATCAGGCAAAGTCAATCCATCGGACAGAGGCAGTCTCTGCAGCAGCGGTTATCACCGCAGCAGATTCAGTACATTAAACTGCTTCAGTTACCGACTCTTCTGCTGGAGCAGAAAGTGAAGCAGGAAATTGAGACCAATCCGGTTCTGGAAGTTGAAGAAGAGAACATCGAAGAAAGCGCTGAACAGCCGGAGCAGCCTGAAAATGAGACTGACGAAAACCCGGAGCCCGCATCAGCTGAAGAAGATACAGCAAAGCAGGAAGATAGTTCTGACGACGGAAGCGATGATGTATCCCCTGTTGATGAAAACGAGGAAATTGACTGGGAAACCTATTTCCATGATGATGAAGGCGGTTATTCAGCACAGTACAGCAAGGATCAGGAGGAATGGCAGAATCTTCCCAAGCCTTATAAAACAAGCTTCATGGAGAACATCGAGCGGCAGGTAGCTTTGCTCGATCTGGATGAGAGACAACGGAAAGTGGCTGATCAGATCATCGGATCCATTGATCCTGACGGATATCTCAGACGTGATATCGACTCCATCATAGATGCCGTGGCCTTCAATGACGGCGTGGTAGTGTCAAACGAAGAAGCAGAGCATGTGCTGCGAAAAATTCAAAAGCTGGATCCGCCGGGCATTGCAGCACGAAACCTTCGTGAATGCCTTGTTACTCAGCTCGAGGTAATGGAATCATCCCATCCCTCAAAAAAAGTGGCTATGGATATTCTCACCAAAGCCTGGCCGCAGTTCGAAAAAAAGCATTATGACAAAATTCAGCAAAAACTGAACCTCACCGAAGATCAGTTGCGGGAAGCATATCAGATTATCATGATGCTTGACCCCAAGCCGGGTGAGACGGATGAGTATCTGAACCCGGACCAGTTCATAGTACCTGATTTCGAGGTCTGCTACGAAGAGGCCGCAGAGGGACAGGACCCGGAAGCCGGCGAGTTTGTAATCCGGCTGAACAGCAGAAACATGCCGAATATCCGGATCTCCAGACACTATAAAGAGATGTGGGATGAGATGAATCGCAGGGACAGCAGAAAGGACAATGGCGGCAACGATAAGAATGGCAGCGATCGCCAGACGCGTCAGTTCATAAAAGATAAAATGGAGTCAGCACGCTGGTTTATCGAAAGCATACGCCAAAGACAGCACACGTTAATGGCTGTAATGAAGACGATCGTCGCATTGCAGGAAGACTTTTTCAAAACCGGAAGCGGGATCAAACCCATGATTTTGAAAGATGTCGCCGACCGTATTCAGATGGATATATCCACCGTCTCGCGTGTTGTGAATGGAAAATACGTCCAGACACCTTTTGGGGTTTATGAACTGAAATATTTTTTCACGGAGGGGATGGAAACAGAAAGCGGGGAGTCTGTTTCTAACAGGGAAATTAAGAATATACTTCTGGAGCTGGTGCAAAATGAGGACAAATCATCGCCGCTGAGTGATAAAGCCCTTGCAGATGCGCTTGAAAAAAAAGGATATCCGGTTGCGCGCCGGACCATAAGCAAGTACAGGGAGCAGCTCAATATTCCCGTAGCCAGGATGCGAAAGTCCATTGGTTAA
- a CDS encoding DUF3109 family protein: MFQVRHTIISDDIATFKFSCDLARCKGGCCVVGEAGAPVTVSEIPVLNKAWSLLGHELRPRARQVVKAEGLIKNGYKRPEINCTDGAECVFVTYNEQNVALCGIQKAWMEGRFNWIKPLSCELFPVRVMEVADTHYLNLEYVPELCSAGCERGKAEGVYLADFLKDPLVRAYGSKWYADFLEACNEVRMRTGAAV; encoded by the coding sequence ATGTTCCAGGTTCGACACACAATCATATCAGATGATATTGCAACATTCAAATTCTCCTGTGATCTCGCACGTTGCAAAGGGGGATGCTGCGTAGTAGGGGAAGCCGGAGCTCCTGTCACGGTTTCTGAAATACCGGTACTGAACAAGGCCTGGAGTCTGCTCGGGCATGAATTGAGGCCAAGAGCAAGGCAGGTTGTCAAAGCAGAAGGTCTGATAAAAAACGGTTATAAAAGACCGGAAATAAATTGCACTGATGGTGCCGAGTGTGTATTTGTCACTTATAATGAACAAAATGTAGCCTTGTGTGGTATTCAAAAAGCGTGGATGGAAGGCCGGTTTAACTGGATCAAGCCGTTAAGTTGTGAGCTGTTTCCTGTCAGGGTGATGGAAGTTGCTGATACACATTACCTTAATCTTGAGTATGTTCCCGAGCTTTGTTCCGCAGGATGTGAACGTGGTAAGGCCGAGGGTGTTTATCTGGCGGATTTTCTAAAAGACCCGCTTGTGCGGGCGTATGGCAGCAAATGGTATGCTGATTTTCTCGAAGCATGCAATGAAGTGAGAATGCGGACCGGAGCAGCAGTATGA
- the dprA gene encoding DNA-processing protein DprA: MKTKKYDINDHIRAGVALSMIPDVGAGKINRLFKACPSPMTVFSTGWEALTRIKGIGAAAAKSIHNFKDWEKVDNTINRALEQGYKLLGPHDSHYPELLKHIYDPPAVIWVKGNTEALKKSFIAVIGTRNPTSWGRDVTKKITQSILAALDVGIVSGLAYGVDTAAHRTTIENGGCTVAILGSGLDNIYPRSNRNLASQIIKSGGAVLSEYPPGTKPESHHFPVRNRLVSGMSLGVVITETRFTGGSRITLNTALDQGREVFIVPHDIRNNSGRGCNEFIRNGWGKLICDVNDIADELPQHLLKISIKHHRRQPDAQGKRPGKRNDGESTRLKARQNDIITFLKGKTEDIDIISASLSIPANELLHELLELELAGRVTQKPGKRFTASEW, from the coding sequence ATGAAAACCAAAAAGTACGATATTAATGACCACATTCGTGCCGGTGTAGCTCTTTCAATGATTCCGGATGTTGGAGCTGGTAAAATCAACAGGCTCTTCAAAGCCTGTCCTTCTCCCATGACCGTATTTTCCACCGGATGGGAAGCGCTGACCAGAATCAAGGGAATTGGGGCAGCTGCGGCAAAGTCCATCCATAATTTCAAAGACTGGGAAAAAGTAGACAACACCATAAACAGGGCACTTGAACAGGGTTACAAGCTACTGGGGCCGCATGATTCCCATTATCCGGAACTGCTGAAACACATCTACGATCCCCCTGCTGTGATTTGGGTAAAAGGGAATACCGAAGCTTTGAAAAAAAGCTTTATTGCCGTAATTGGGACACGCAATCCGACGTCCTGGGGCCGGGATGTGACCAAAAAAATCACACAGTCGATTCTCGCGGCTCTTGATGTTGGTATAGTCAGTGGCCTTGCATATGGTGTGGATACCGCAGCTCATCGCACCACTATTGAAAACGGTGGCTGCACCGTTGCCATTCTTGGTTCTGGACTGGATAACATATATCCCCGAAGCAACAGGAATCTTGCCAGCCAAATCATAAAAAGCGGGGGTGCTGTTTTGAGCGAATATCCACCCGGAACAAAACCGGAGTCTCATCACTTTCCTGTGAGAAACCGCCTCGTCAGCGGAATGTCACTTGGTGTGGTGATTACAGAAACCAGATTTACCGGTGGGAGCAGAATTACATTGAACACTGCGCTCGATCAGGGCAGGGAGGTGTTCATAGTACCGCATGATATTCGCAATAACAGCGGAAGGGGCTGTAATGAATTTATAAGAAACGGATGGGGCAAACTGATTTGTGATGTCAATGACATTGCTGACGAGCTGCCGCAGCATCTTTTGAAAATAAGTATCAAACACCACCGGAGGCAGCCGGATGCGCAGGGAAAAAGGCCCGGTAAACGCAATGATGGTGAAAGCACAAGATTAAAGGCGCGGCAAAACGACATAATTACCTTTCTTAAAGGGAAAACAGAAGATATTGATATTATTTCGGCAAGTTTGTCCATTCCGGCCAATGAATTGCTGCACGAGCTGTTAGAGCTTGAATTAGCCGGCAGAGTCACTCAGAAGCCTGGTAAAAGATTCACGGCCAGTGAGTGGTGA
- the obgE gene encoding GTPase ObgE: MRFADYAKMYLKAGDGGPGMAHFRREKYVPKGGPDGGDGGDGGNIILEGNSQMNTLLDLRYKKFLKAAKGQPGGSSQKTGKKGKDVILGVPLGTVAYESETRRFIGEVVEHGDQLVVARGGKGGLGNTHFKTPTNQAPDYAQPGEPGQEVTVEIELKLIADVGLVGFPNAGKSTLLSALSAARPKIADYPFTTMEPNLGVVQMPDHRSFVMADIPGIIENAHEGKGLGIQFLRHIERNKVLLFVINAMSDIESEFSILCAELEAYRKDLMDKPKMAVITHMDLLPEFKLDKEVALDIPKLEISAVTGYQTDILKEHIWKLLNENQKVRY, translated from the coding sequence ATGAGATTTGCAGATTACGCAAAGATGTATCTTAAGGCAGGTGACGGCGGACCCGGTATGGCCCACTTCCGGCGTGAGAAGTATGTTCCCAAGGGAGGGCCTGATGGCGGAGACGGCGGCGACGGCGGCAACATCATTCTTGAAGGGAACAGTCAGATGAATACCCTGCTTGATCTCAGGTATAAAAAATTTCTGAAGGCCGCAAAAGGGCAGCCGGGCGGATCTTCACAAAAAACAGGAAAAAAAGGCAAGGATGTTATTCTGGGCGTACCCCTCGGAACCGTTGCCTATGAAAGCGAAACAAGAAGATTTATCGGCGAAGTTGTAGAACACGGTGATCAGCTTGTGGTCGCCAGGGGTGGTAAAGGCGGTCTTGGGAACACTCACTTCAAAACGCCGACAAACCAGGCACCTGATTATGCCCAGCCCGGGGAGCCGGGACAGGAAGTAACAGTGGAAATAGAGCTGAAATTAATTGCAGATGTCGGACTTGTTGGTTTTCCAAATGCCGGAAAAAGCACGCTGCTTTCGGCCCTCTCTGCTGCAAGGCCCAAAATTGCCGATTATCCCTTTACAACCATGGAACCGAATCTCGGGGTTGTTCAGATGCCGGATCACCGCAGTTTTGTGATGGCCGATATCCCCGGAATTATCGAAAATGCACATGAAGGAAAAGGGCTGGGGATACAATTTCTGAGGCATATTGAACGAAACAAGGTGTTGTTATTTGTCATCAATGCGATGAGTGATATTGAGAGCGAATTCAGTATTCTTTGTGCTGAACTGGAAGCCTACCGAAAGGATCTGATGGATAAACCCAAAATGGCGGTTATTACTCATATGGACCTGCTGCCAGAATTCAAGCTGGACAAGGAGGTGGCGCTGGACATACCCAAACTGGAAATATCAGCTGTTACCGGATACCAGACGGATATACTCAAGGAGCACATCTGGAAATTGCTAAATGAAAACCAAAAAGTACGATATTAA
- a CDS encoding fimbria/pilus outer membrane usher protein: protein MKLVVCIIAIMVWLLILPGSPDHSLKLSAIAADNGPDEAVREEVFLAFRHRGVDEQVVTAIMYRDRIYLPVSELFDLLGIYYQTDAGQLLLSGHYLEPDRKFRLDFSQFRVSIKDETFNFSIDEMFVDEMDFYMDPELFSKIFNMDFQIDLSNLFLRLQSPETMPVVRRFERREQRARMELGIPYLEFYSEEFERRRSLLGGGFLDYSLTANISDRPNNYNYSGALGMEVLGGDLQGGLFGVWTETTSSVTTSNMRWRYVFDDQPWLTQLYVGQHYSEGLQSRQFRGIHLTNQPIMPRRMLDDFVFHGTAPADSEVELFINNRLVDYQIVDEMGTYDLTVPMTYGSNQVRLMVYEPDGRIREDDRRIQIPFTFLPPGEFNYNVSAGRLETPLPGSQSYSDMASAKMSYGVSNWLTASLGGDYYSEIHDNRPLLYGGLSARFFDQYLTSIDIAPDALYRISTSAVYPNSASWDITYTHFTTEDAIHNVGRYDYDARANLFLPFLFSGTPFNFRLHADRQAFGSRSNNRIRTELGVRFGRLTLRSGYRDTFRYDGSERLSTDGRLTSTVTYSASRARTTPRMFRGTYFRTQLDYSLSRDKFERIDFQVSRRVLSNGWFRFSAGRDLISQNNIFEAGLTFDFNRTRSTTTARTARGSSSVRQSLRGSVGFDDYHERMVFYNRQQVGRAAASFRFFVDHNNSGTYDEGDELIHADALRLDRTGRTRLHDDGIVRVTQLQQYYKENVEINTGAIPDPFLVPYVGDFSFIADPNRFKPMDIPFYMSGVVEGMVLRQQRGEDHGLGGVRVRIRQLDGDFDKTVRTFSDGSYYTMEIPPGRYESWVDSTQLDFLDVYSDPAIMRYEVEATAEGDILEDMNFVLFDRVPEMPPDEMPVSEDLLQRLTERAANALRLFAAAQQATVDQELEKALDFIQRSLDLYETDYGLALKGSINYLLGQREIAREFWEQASQRNPDIEIPDMDELERSIIPERN from the coding sequence GTGAAACTCGTTGTCTGCATTATAGCGATTATGGTGTGGCTGCTGATCCTTCCGGGATCGCCAGACCATAGCCTGAAGCTGTCCGCTATCGCAGCTGACAATGGACCCGATGAGGCGGTTCGGGAAGAAGTATTCCTTGCATTTCGACACAGGGGAGTGGATGAACAGGTCGTGACTGCTATTATGTACAGAGACCGGATATATCTGCCGGTCTCTGAGCTGTTCGATCTGCTGGGAATATATTATCAGACAGATGCCGGGCAGCTTCTGCTTTCCGGTCATTATCTGGAACCAGACAGGAAGTTCCGCCTGGATTTTTCACAATTCCGGGTATCCATAAAAGATGAAACATTCAACTTCTCAATAGACGAGATGTTTGTTGATGAGATGGATTTTTACATGGATCCGGAATTGTTTTCAAAAATATTCAACATGGATTTTCAGATTGACCTGAGCAACCTCTTCCTGCGCCTTCAGTCTCCCGAAACAATGCCGGTGGTTCGCCGATTTGAAAGAAGAGAGCAGCGGGCCAGAATGGAGCTTGGAATACCATATCTGGAGTTCTATTCAGAGGAGTTTGAACGAAGAAGGAGTCTCCTTGGCGGCGGCTTTCTTGATTATTCACTTACTGCCAATATCAGCGACAGGCCTAACAACTACAATTATTCGGGTGCTCTGGGTATGGAGGTGCTGGGTGGCGATCTGCAGGGCGGTTTGTTCGGCGTCTGGACCGAAACCACATCCAGTGTGACGACAAGTAACATGAGATGGCGGTATGTATTTGATGATCAGCCCTGGCTTACACAGCTCTACGTTGGGCAGCATTACTCGGAAGGACTCCAATCCAGACAATTCCGCGGCATTCACCTCACCAATCAGCCGATAATGCCACGGCGTATGCTGGACGATTTTGTTTTCCACGGAACAGCACCAGCCGATTCTGAAGTAGAACTCTTCATTAACAACCGGCTTGTTGATTATCAGATTGTTGATGAAATGGGCACTTATGATCTGACAGTTCCCATGACATATGGCAGCAACCAGGTTCGGCTGATGGTATATGAACCGGATGGAAGAATACGTGAGGATGATCGTCGAATTCAGATTCCGTTTACATTTCTTCCGCCGGGAGAGTTCAATTACAACGTAAGTGCCGGGCGTCTGGAGACTCCTCTGCCGGGATCCCAATCCTATTCTGATATGGCTTCAGCAAAAATGTCGTACGGGGTCTCAAACTGGCTGACGGCTTCTCTCGGAGGGGACTATTACTCAGAAATTCATGACAACAGGCCTCTTTTATATGGCGGGTTGTCGGCAAGATTCTTCGATCAGTATCTCACCAGCATTGATATAGCTCCGGACGCTCTTTACCGTATTTCAACAAGTGCTGTCTATCCAAACTCCGCCAGCTGGGACATTACCTACACTCACTTTACTACCGAAGATGCCATCCACAATGTCGGGCGCTATGACTACGACGCGCGGGCAAATCTCTTCCTTCCGTTTCTCTTCTCAGGAACTCCGTTCAATTTCAGGTTGCACGCCGACAGACAAGCCTTTGGATCCAGAAGCAACAACAGGATCAGAACCGAACTTGGTGTGCGGTTCGGCAGATTGACTCTACGCAGTGGCTACCGTGACACGTTTCGGTATGACGGCAGCGAACGGCTGTCTACAGACGGCCGCTTGACTTCCACCGTTACCTATTCGGCAAGCCGGGCACGTACCACGCCCCGTATGTTCAGAGGTACATACTTCAGGACACAGCTAGATTACAGTCTGAGCCGCGACAAGTTTGAACGAATTGATTTTCAGGTATCCAGGAGAGTTCTTTCCAACGGATGGTTCCGGTTTTCTGCCGGAAGAGACCTGATCAGCCAGAACAATATCTTTGAAGCCGGGCTCACATTTGACTTCAACCGTACCCGTTCAACGACAACAGCCCGCACGGCACGAGGATCATCCTCCGTGCGGCAAAGTCTTCGCGGATCTGTAGGCTTTGATGATTACCATGAACGGATGGTATTCTACAACAGACAACAGGTCGGCCGCGCCGCAGCTTCATTCCGGTTTTTTGTGGATCACAACAACAGCGGAACCTATGATGAAGGAGATGAACTTATTCATGCGGATGCACTGAGACTGGACAGGACTGGAAGAACAAGGCTTCATGATGACGGAATTGTCAGGGTAACGCAACTGCAGCAATACTACAAGGAAAATGTCGAGATCAATACAGGAGCCATTCCCGATCCATTTCTGGTACCATATGTCGGTGACTTTTCTTTCATTGCCGACCCCAACAGGTTCAAACCCATGGATATTCCATTTTATATGAGCGGTGTTGTCGAGGGCATGGTTCTGCGGCAGCAAAGAGGGGAAGACCACGGACTTGGAGGAGTCAGGGTAAGGATACGTCAGCTGGACGGGGACTTCGATAAAACTGTCCGCACTTTTTCAGACGGAAGTTATTACACCATGGAAATTCCCCCTGGCAGATATGAATCATGGGTTGACTCTACTCAGCTTGATTTTCTGGATGTTTACTCCGATCCGGCAATAATGCGCTATGAAGTTGAAGCCACAGCAGAGGGCGACATTCTTGAGGATATGAATTTCGTGCTCTTTGACAGAGTGCCGGAAATGCCTCCTGATGAGATGCCTGTCAGTGAAGATCTGCTGCAGCGCCTGACGGAAAGAGCCGCAAATGCGCTCAGGCTTTTTGCAGCAGCCCAGCAGGCAACGGTTGATCAGGAGCTTGAAAAAGCTCTTGATTTTATTCAGCGATCACTTGATTTGTACGAGACAGATTACGGCCTTGCATTGAAAGGATCGATAAACTATCTGCTTGGACAACGGGAAATTGCCAGAGAATTCTGGGAGCAGGCATCACAAAGGAATCCGGATATTGAGATTCCGGACATGGATGAGCTTGAAAGAAGTATTATACCGGAACGGAACTGA
- a CDS encoding DUF4402 domain-containing protein produces MKSGILTIMLLFAVTVANVHAQETADIEATANVVSAFSVFGVDNLEFGTVTAGTSTSIEPSDNQAGRFVIDTGDENVTFTFTLPTELVGISGVALDAGATMPISFGANDGIYNTENDPATGDMFSPVDGVTTPVSGGAEQQLNVFLGGTVDPPSNQESGSYSGEIVITVEQDV; encoded by the coding sequence ATGAAATCAGGAATACTTACCATAATGCTGCTCTTTGCTGTTACAGTGGCAAATGTACATGCCCAGGAAACAGCAGATATAGAAGCTACTGCCAATGTGGTGTCGGCTTTTTCGGTATTTGGTGTAGATAATCTGGAATTCGGTACCGTTACAGCGGGTACTTCAACCAGCATTGAACCGTCAGACAATCAGGCCGGACGTTTTGTAATTGACACCGGTGATGAAAATGTGACATTTACATTCACGCTCCCCACGGAACTTGTGGGCATATCAGGGGTCGCTCTGGATGCAGGCGCTACCATGCCGATCTCCTTCGGAGCCAATGATGGTATTTACAATACGGAAAATGATCCGGCAACCGGTGACATGTTCAGCCCGGTAGATGGTGTTACAACACCGGTAAGCGGTGGTGCCGAGCAGCAGCTTAATGTATTTCTCGGGGGAACAGTTGATCCGCCTTCCAACCAGGAATCAGGCAGCTATTCCGGAGAAATCGTTATCACAGTTGAACAGGATGTTTGA